TCTCTTTCTAAACCAGTTGACTACGAGATACGTGAGGGCTGCGCCGAGGGCGCCGAGGAGGGGGCCGATCAGGAGTGAGCCTATCAGCCATTCGAGGAGCCGGTGATGCAGCTCGTACAGGAGTGTCTGCTTGCTGAAATCTTCCAGCGGCGCACCATACAGCAACAGGTGCCCTACCTCCACACAAAGAAGGGGCACGAAGGGGGCGATGCAGAGGTTGCTCGCGCCGACGGCGGCGACCTTGTTGAGGTGGATCTTGTGGGCTGTGTACACGATCGCCGCGATCCCAAAAGGGATTATCGGCAGCGCGCCCAGAAAGATGCCGATCCAGGCGGCGGCGGCGAGCTGCGCGGGGCTCGAGTGCTCCTTGCTGATCGCCTTGAAAAACGCGACCGGTCGCAGGATGCTCGGCCGCAGCTCGGTCCCGGTCGACTTGCGGTACAGCCGCCGCTGCGGCCAGGGGAGAAGGGAGCGGGTCACCAGGCAGGTGTGCAGGCAGGTCAGGCGCACGTTGTCCCTGAACTTGTCAAAGTGGGATATGCGCTCCTCCCCCGGCGGATAATACACGGAGACGGAGACGGAACTGATCGGCAGCCCCGCCCATGCCGCGCGCACCAGCACCTCTATCTCAAAGGTGTAGCGCCTGGAGAAAAAGCGACCCCCGACGAGGAAGTCGACTGGATAGAGCCGGTAGCCGCTCTGGGTGTCGGGAAGGGTTTGGCCACACTCGAGACGGACCCAGAAGTTGGAGAAGTCCCTGCCGAAGAGGCTCGAGGCGGGGACATTATCCTCTTTATCCATCCGGCGCGCGCCGATGACCAGTGACGGCCAGTCCGCGGCAGCTGCCTCGACGAGCAATCGGGCGTCGGCAGGGTCGTGCTGGCCATCGGCGTCGATGGTCAATATCGCCTCGAACCCCTGCTCGGCCGCGACAGCTGCGGCGGCGAGGATCGCGCTTCCCTTCCCTGCATTTACCGCCAGATGATGTCGCTGCACCGGCAGGTCCTTCACAACCTCCAGACCGGCGTCTGTGCTCCCGTCGTCCACCACCAGCACAGGAAAACCCGCGGCGAGTGCCTTTTCGGCCACCCCTCTCACCGTCTGGGAATGGTTATAGAGCGGTATCACCACGAGCGTCCGCGGCGCCGGCACCTCCGGATGCGACTCGGTCACTTCTCCCTCCGGCCGGCATCCCCGAGCGGCTTGCGGGCTGTGACCTCCAGAAGCATACCGCCGTTGATCCCGCACTTCAGGAGGTGGGAAGATATGGAGATCTTCTCGAATCCGGCATCCTTCAGCATCTTCTCGATCTGCCGCCGGGAGTGCGACTTGAGCCAGAGCCCCTGCCGCATGGCGTTTCCGATCTGGGTGAAGAATCTGAAGAATGAGGTTCTGGCGGTGATGAAGTAGACGGCGCCACCGGGCTCGAGCTCGGCGGCGATCTTCTTCACGAATCCCGGGAGGTCGGTCAGGTATTCCAGCGCCGAGAATGCGCAGGCGAGCGAGAAGGGGCCGTGCAATTCCATCTTTTCCGCGTCCCCCTGCACGGTCCGGATATTTTCGATCCCCTCTTTCTGCGCTTTCTGCTCCAGAAGATCGAGCATGTTGCGGGAGATGTCGGCCGCCACCACCTCGCGGCAGTTTCTGGCGATCTGCACGGTGAAGATGCCGGTGCCCGCGCCGATCTCCAGCACGCGGTCGCAGCCGGAGAAGAGGATTGGGACCTGTGCTTCGAAGAGGCGGCACTCGGTCGTGCGGGAAAGGGAGACGCCGGAGCCGAACTGCTCGGCGTCGTAGGTCGCCGCGAGGCCGTCGTAGAAGAGCTTTGCGGCATGCGGGTCGGCTCCGGAAGCGTCTTGCATGACTTCCTTGCCGATCAGTTGCGCGAGGGGGAGGATTTCCAGCCCCTTAGCATTCACCCCATTCAAAAACGCCTCGAACTCCCCCAGCAGATACGGCACGTCCCCCTCTCGCGGCGAAATGTCGTGCAGGAGGACGATGTCCCCCGGGCGCACCTTGGCGAGGAGTTTGCGCGCGAGCCCCTTCGTCCGGCGGTTTCCCCTGTCGCAGGCGCGGAGGCTGAAGTTGACGCAGAACATCCCCTGCTCCAGCAGAACTCGCCACAGCCGCGAACTTGTTATCCCGACCGGCGGGCGAAACGCCAGGGGGATGACGCCGAACCCTTTCAGGACCTCCTGTGCGGAGGCGACCTCTCGCCGCAGCGTGCCGCTCCCTTTCAGCATCAGGAACGGTGAGTGGTTGAAGGAGTGGTTTCCAATGGAGTGCCCGCCGTCGAGGATGGCGCGGATCAACTCGGGATAGCGCTCGGCGCGTACCCCCGTGACGAAAAAGGTGGCTTTTGCGCCGTGCCGTGCCAGAAGCTCCAGGAGTGCGGGGGTGGTGGCGGGATCGGGGCCGTCGTCAAAAGTCAGCGCGACTCCGCGCCCGTCTTTCTTCCCCTTGCTGGTGATCGGCAAAAAGAAGCTGAATTGCGGGAAAAAGGGGGCCGCGATGCAGAGGGCGAGGAAGATCAAAAGTGGCAGAGGGGAAAGGGGCGGATTGATGAAGATGAGCAGCGTGAAGATCTGAAACGCGCCCAGTGCAAAGAAATGGGCGAGGGACAACGGACAGATCATCGACTTTCCTTTTCAAGCAGCCCGGACGGTATTTGGAGGAGGGGCGCCCTCCATGGGCGGCGAGTTATCATGACCCAAAGCTGCTGAAAAGTCAAACATCCGTGCCCTTTAGCGCTTGCTCAACTTCCGGCTTGCGGTCCTTGTCTGCAGCGTCCCGAGGAACTTCGACCATGCCTGCAGGTAGGAGGTGGCTTCCACCTCCTGCGCGTCGCAGTGCCTGCCGTTCGGGACGATGTACAACATCTTCGGCTGCTGCGCCTTGGCATAGAGGCGCCGCCCCATCTCCACCGGCGCAACAGCATCCTTCGTGCCGTGAATGACAAAGACCGGCACCCTGTTTTGCTGGATCTTCGCGACGTTGTCGAAGCCGAGGTCGAAGCACCACCAGAAGAGAACGTAGTAAGGGATCGGCGCGAGGTGTTTCACGATGTCGGAAAGTGTGGTGAAGCAGCTTTCCAGCACCAGCGCGCGGGGCTGCTTCTCCAGAGCCATTTGCAGCGCCACCGCGCCCCCCATGGACTGGCCGTAGAAGATCGTGTTTTCGTAGCGCCACCCCATCGTTGAGAGAAAAGTGAGGGCTCCCCGAGCATCGTTGTACAAGTCGTTTTCTCCGAGCGGCTTGCCGCGGCTTTTGCCAAAACCGCGGTAGTCGAAGATGAAGATCGGGAAACCGCGGTCGTGCAGCAGCCTGACGTACGGCACGTTGTCCGAGAGGTTGCCGCCATTGCCGTGGAAGAAGAGGAGGGGGGGGACCTGTGGTTTCCCCGGGATGTACCAGCCATTGAGTTGTACCCCGTCTGCCGACGTGAACCACACATCCTGGTAGCGCAGCCCGTACGTCCCCGGCGTCTCCCTTACCTCCTTTTTGCTCGAAAAGATGTGGCTCCCGATGGAGCACCCGACGATGCAGGAAAGGAGGATGAGCACAAAAAGCGGTAGTGTGTGACTCTTCGTCGGAGACTTCTTGACCGGGAGAGGGTTACGGCCTCCTCTCTGGCGCAGCGTAGCCACATGATGCAAGATCCCCATGGCATCCCCCGTTTCATTCGCCCCCTCCGATCCGGAAATTAAAAGAAATCAATGCTAATCGTACTCTGCGGACCAGAAATGGCAAGACAGCGGGGATGGTGTCTCAGTGTAGACAAGGTTGACATCACGCACGCTTTGTTGTACTGGGTGGTCGTTTGTTAATTCTGTCAAAGGAGAAAATTATGAAACTGCTGTCGCTGCTTCTTGCCGGACTGCTCACCCTCACCACTGCCGCATGCTCGACGTTCCCTCCGAAGAAGGACACGGTGCTCGCCCCGTACACAAAGGTTTTGGTAAAACCGCTCTCCTTTGACGAAGTGTCGTTCGACAAGATGAGCAGCACAGACATCGAGGCATTCAAGAAGTCGAAAGCCTTCTATACGAAGCTTTTTAACGACGGGTTCAGCAAGACCTTGCCCAAGACCACCTACTTCGACAAGGCCCTTTTCGGCGGAAAGGCGGATTCAAGGACCCTGGTTGTGGAGCCGAAGCTGGTTCTAATCGATCCGGGGATAGCGATGACCTTGACCGGGAGGGGGATGACGACCTGTCGGCTAAAGGATGGCGGGAGCGGTAAAGTCATCGGCACCTACATGGTGAACCGGTACATCGACCGTAACCCTTGGGTCACCTATGCGGTGGCCGTGGAGTCGCTGGTCGCCGGCATGGGTGAGGACGCGGCGTGGTACATGACGGACGCGAAGTAACTCCTTCCTCTCCTGCAGTGTTACAATAAGCCCCGGTGGCAGACGCTACCGGGGCTTTTCCGTCTCCGGGGGCGGATCCAGGAGAGCCATGAGGTAGGGCGGCAGAAGCCTCAGGCGTACCTGGCGTCGGCGCGGACGGCGTGCCGGAAACGCTCGCGCTTATTCCAGCCTACATAACGGCTACCGTTGCCCTTTAGTCTACTACTCAGGTAGACAATGTATATATTTTTCTTGACCGTTTTGATTTTGTTCAGTATCTTCCGGATGCCCTAGTTGTTGGGTAGAGTACTAGAGGACGGGTGAGATCCAATCACCGTCCATCATGTACCGTCGGGATGAGAGAGTGAAATGAAGATCGACCAGAACAAATTGCGGGAGCTCGTCTCCCTGGATCCCCGTGATCCTTCTCCCGACGAGTTGCGGCGGGAGGACAGCGTCTTCTTCGTCGGCGGCAACCTTCCCGAACGGGAGACGCTGGAAACTCTGTACGAGAGCCACTACCAGTGCAACGCCTCTCTTTTTCATCTCACCTTCGGGGGGAGCGAACGCTTTCCGCAAGGGGAGAGCCTGGCCAGGGTCATAAAAAAGAACTTCAACGCTCACCTCATGGGAAGACTCCCGTGGGCGGCGTCTGCTGAACAGGTCGAGCGTGCCTACGCCGCCGGTGTGGACATTGTCGATATCCCCCTTACCTCCTTCGCGGACGGCCGCTCCACCGAGGTGGAGACGCGTCTGGAGGCATTGAATCACGCCCGTTCGGTCTTTCCCCGCTGGTCGGTAACCTCGACGCTGACGGTGGGACAGGAGCCGGTGACCTCTACGATGGCGGGGATCGATACCCTCCTGTCACTCGGGGTGGTTCCGCTCGTCAGGCTCTGCACAGGGGCGGCGAAGATGCCGGCGGAAGAGCTGTACGCCACCTTCGACCATCTCCATCACGGATGGAGAGGGAAGAAGGCCCTGATAAAGCCGCTGCTGCCGCTGGTATTGCTTTCCACCCCCTTCGTGCGGGTTTCGGGGCGCGGTGCCATGCGCGGCTTCATCGACATGGTCGACGACAAGCGCCTCCTCGCCACTTCCGACCTGAGGCGGATTCTCAGGGTGAAGCAGGTAGAGGAGTCGTACGCGTCATCGGGGCTGTAAGCCCCTCCAATCAGCCGGGGTGCCGCCCCTCGCCGTGCAGCAAGAAGGGAAAGACGTCACGCAGATGAACAACGATCAAAATCAGCTCTTCGACAAGCCCCTCAAGATAGACAACCGCCCGATGTGGCTCATCCTTCTGGACAAGACCGCGCGTTACCAGGTCATGGCGGCGCTCGCGGTTGTAGTGGCCATCCTGCTGCGCCTCTCCCCGCCGCAGGGGCTTTCGCCGGAAGGGTACCGCTCCCTCGTCCTCTTCGGTGCTACGATCTTTTTCTGGATCTCCGGTCTCCTCCCGATCGCGGTGACGGCGCTTCTCTCCATGGTCATGCTCCCCCTTCTGGGGATCATGGACGCGAAGAAGACCTACTCCATGTTCGGCAACGAGGCGGTCTTCTTCATTCTCGGCGCCTTCATCCTCGCTGCAGCCATGACCGGGACGGGTATATCGGCGCGCCTCGCTCGCGCCATGCTCGCGAAGTTCGGGAAGACTCCGACAAGCCTCGGGCTGACCGTCTTTCTCCTCTCGGCATTTCTCTCCTTCATCATGAGCGAGCATGCGGTAGCGGCGATGCTCTTTCCGGTCGTGACCGAGATCTCCACCGCGCTGCAGCTGGAGAAGGGGAAGAGCAACTTCGGCCGGCTCCTTTTCATGTCGCTTGCCTGGGGGTGCATCATCGGTGGTATCGCCACCTTCCTCGGCGGGGCGCGCGCTCCCCTTGCCGCCAGCCTTCTGAAGGAGGCCACAGGGCTTCACTTCTCCTTCATCGATTGGACTATTGCCGCGTGCATGATCGTCATCCCGCTCCTGGTGATCGCCTTCATCATCCTCCTCAAGTTCTTTCCCCCAGACCTGACCGACGTGGAGGTGGGGAGGAAGTTTCTGAACCACAAAAGGCTGGAAATGGGGAAGATGGGATACGATGAGATGCTGACGGCACTCGTCATGGTCGTCACCGTGTGCTGCTGGATCACCCTCGGCGAGAAGACGGGACTTGCCGCCATCGCAATCCTCGCCGCCGCGGCACTCTTCACCTTCAAGGTGGTCTCCTGGCAAAAGATCGAGGAGTACGTCAACTGGGGGATCATCCTCATGTACGGCGGCACCATCGCTCTGGCCTCGGCACTGGAGAAGACGGGGGCAGCGGTGTGGATCGTCAAGAAGGGGATGGGGTATTACGACTCACCCCTCGCCGTGATCGCCATCATCTCCCTCGTCGCCATCGTCCTTACCGAGTGCATCAGCCACGCGGCGGTCGTCGCCATACTGATGCCGGTGGGGATGGGACTCTGCCAGACCACCGGGATGGACCCGAAGGTCATGACCCTTTCCATCGCGCTCCCCGCCGGTCTCGCCTACTGCCTGCCGATGGGGACCCCTGCCACCGCCATCGCCTATGCCTCCGGCTACCTGAAGAGCCGCGACATCATCGTCTCCGGTCTGGTGATCATGGCGATCTCCTGGCTCCTCTTCATGGCCTCGGTCGTCTTCATCTGGCCGCTTATCGGGCTGAAGATCTAGTGCTCCCTCCGGCTTGGGTTGGAGGTGAGGATTCGACAGTTACCGGCTTTGAATGGGTCAACGATGGGGGTCGTCAGGAATTGGCGCGCAGAAAGACTCCTGAAATACGACGGCGGCGGGGGAGGACCCCGCCGCCTGCAGTGGTAGGTGGATGTTGTCTAGCTGAGCAGGTCACAAGCGCGGTTTCTACATCTTGTTCCTGAAGGGATCGACGATGTTCTCGGTCCGCTCCTCGCGGGTCCCGCGAAATTCCTGAGCTTTTTCCCGCACCATATCCATTCCTTCCTCGGCGGCGGATTTGCCGCGATTCATCATGGATCTGGCTTTCTCCTGCATCATCTCAGCCGTCTCCCTCGTTTTGTCCATGGCGTCCCTGGAGACGTCCTTGATCGTCTGGCGCATCTCCTCACCCGCCTTGGGCGCCAGCAACAACCCCAACGCCACACCAGCGGCAGCTCCGATCACAAATGCCATAAGCGCGGTCATGCTGCTGCTATCGTCTCTTTCCATGTCCATTTCCATCACTAAACCTCCTTGATACCTTCTTTGGGGGGCATCTCAGGTGGTGTCCACTTTGACGGTGCCTCCTCCCGTATGGCTGCTCCGGTGCTTACCTCGGCAGGTACCTTTCTGCGGGACAGAGGAACACCCGAGCCTATGATAAGTGTACCAAGATACGGGAAACAGTGCTGCATTGACCTTTTCCAACGACGGTTGGTATGCCTTCTATCGGCCCTTCGGACCGACATGAGGCGCAGGAGCAGAATGGGTTGCTTTTGGTCGGGGAGGTATGTTACTTGATCATGTGCATCGTTTGATGTGGCGAAA
The DNA window shown above is from Geomonas sp. RF6 and carries:
- a CDS encoding alpha/beta hydrolase, whose product is MGILHHVATLRQRGGRNPLPVKKSPTKSHTLPLFVLILLSCIVGCSIGSHIFSSKKEVRETPGTYGLRYQDVWFTSADGVQLNGWYIPGKPQVPPLLFFHGNGGNLSDNVPYVRLLHDRGFPIFIFDYRGFGKSRGKPLGENDLYNDARGALTFLSTMGWRYENTIFYGQSMGGAVALQMALEKQPRALVLESCFTTLSDIVKHLAPIPYYVLFWWCFDLGFDNVAKIQQNRVPVFVIHGTKDAVAPVEMGRRLYAKAQQPKMLYIVPNGRHCDAQEVEATSYLQAWSKFLGTLQTRTASRKLSKR
- a CDS encoding DUF2062 domain-containing protein, whose product is MTESHPEVPAPRTLVVIPLYNHSQTVRGVAEKALAAGFPVLVVDDGSTDAGLEVVKDLPVQRHHLAVNAGKGSAILAAAAVAAEQGFEAILTIDADGQHDPADARLLVEAAAADWPSLVIGARRMDKEDNVPASSLFGRDFSNFWVRLECGQTLPDTQSGYRLYPVDFLVGGRFFSRRYTFEIEVLVRAAWAGLPISSVSVSVYYPPGEERISHFDKFRDNVRLTCLHTCLVTRSLLPWPQRRLYRKSTGTELRPSILRPVAFFKAISKEHSSPAQLAAAAWIGIFLGALPIIPFGIAAIVYTAHKIHLNKVAAVGASNLCIAPFVPLLCVEVGHLLLYGAPLEDFSKQTLLYELHHRLLEWLIGSLLIGPLLGALGAALTYLVVNWFRKRKSGNR
- a CDS encoding polysaccharide deacetylase family protein, with protein sequence MICPLSLAHFFALGAFQIFTLLIFINPPLSPLPLLIFLALCIAAPFFPQFSFFLPITSKGKKDGRGVALTFDDGPDPATTPALLELLARHGAKATFFVTGVRAERYPELIRAILDGGHSIGNHSFNHSPFLMLKGSGTLRREVASAQEVLKGFGVIPLAFRPPVGITSSRLWRVLLEQGMFCVNFSLRACDRGNRRTKGLARKLLAKVRPGDIVLLHDISPREGDVPYLLGEFEAFLNGVNAKGLEILPLAQLIGKEVMQDASGADPHAAKLFYDGLAATYDAEQFGSGVSLSRTTECRLFEAQVPILFSGCDRVLEIGAGTGIFTVQIARNCREVVAADISRNMLDLLEQKAQKEGIENIRTVQGDAEKMELHGPFSLACAFSALEYLTDLPGFVKKIAAELEPGGAVYFITARTSFFRFFTQIGNAMRQGLWLKSHSRRQIEKMLKDAGFEKISISSHLLKCGINGGMLLEVTARKPLGDAGRREK
- a CDS encoding SLC13 family permease, translated to MNNDQNQLFDKPLKIDNRPMWLILLDKTARYQVMAALAVVVAILLRLSPPQGLSPEGYRSLVLFGATIFFWISGLLPIAVTALLSMVMLPLLGIMDAKKTYSMFGNEAVFFILGAFILAAAMTGTGISARLARAMLAKFGKTPTSLGLTVFLLSAFLSFIMSEHAVAAMLFPVVTEISTALQLEKGKSNFGRLLFMSLAWGCIIGGIATFLGGARAPLAASLLKEATGLHFSFIDWTIAACMIVIPLLVIAFIILLKFFPPDLTDVEVGRKFLNHKRLEMGKMGYDEMLTALVMVVTVCCWITLGEKTGLAAIAILAAAALFTFKVVSWQKIEEYVNWGIILMYGGTIALASALEKTGAAVWIVKKGMGYYDSPLAVIAIISLVAIVLTECISHAAVVAILMPVGMGLCQTTGMDPKVMTLSIALPAGLAYCLPMGTPATAIAYASGYLKSRDIIVSGLVIMAISWLLFMASVVFIWPLIGLKI
- a CDS encoding YtxH domain-containing protein; this encodes MERDDSSSMTALMAFVIGAAAGVALGLLLAPKAGEEMRQTIKDVSRDAMDKTRETAEMMQEKARSMMNRGKSAAEEGMDMVREKAQEFRGTREERTENIVDPFRNKM